In Asterias amurensis chromosome 4, ASM3211899v1, one genomic interval encodes:
- the LOC139936480 gene encoding uncharacterized aarF domain-containing protein kinase 2-like, translated as MLHLSGKLLSKGPVGLGCKFGSLQRSFPLPRCRTFLPTCPRPSQARAVFSITASLCVSTLAYRGLLVRAHCQQTIIEPRLGSPPPSPKRTKKTKRHRNVIVRSFFYIYKCLSLCGRLLWISVIFGPIISLYPITILSDSFRLRWHRMLLWAVEISGPTFIKLGQWASTRRDVFSPEFCNVFSKLHLDAPKHYWYQTQKKLQRSFGKGWREIFVKIEQCVHSGCVGQVYKAYMRPEALSEECLQALVDDDDEPSEFDDGREIIKLDWFFRKRTKDPYLDDEENDSNGETDEENANEISLVHIAKSLKESDDVIPVAIKVLHPGIYRRVQWDLQLLQILAKILSIVPGLQWLSLPECMAEFEQLMKKQIDLRIEANNLDRFVENFADVSYIRFPRPLRPFVSRDVLVETYEEGDPITSYVTNSDDEDRPEGLHERLAAMGVEALLKMVFIDNFVHADLHPGNILVQGVDSFTGDTDNILKMEDMCDTVVISVKPRECPLKLVMLDTGIVGQLNEFDRQNFRDVFMNVVLGKGEVVADLFLQHAIHKCPNESKFKTDMAELVNFAHAQTVRLGSMQVGVLLEDLFSLLIKHKVKLESNFASIMLAIMVLEGLGRSLDPNLDILEAAKPVLLGGVF; from the exons ATGCTTCACTTGTCCGGAAAGCTATTATCAAAGGGTCCAGTGGGCCTTGGGTGTAAATTTGGATCTCTTCAGAGATCTTTTCCGCTACCGAGATGTAGAACTTTCCTTCCAACATGTCCTAGACCGTCACAGGCCCGGGCAGTCTTTAGCATTACTGCGTCATTATGTGTAAGTACCCTAGCATATCGAGGACTTTTAGTCAGGGCCCATTGCCAACAAACCATTATAGAACCCAGACTTGGAAGTCCACCCCCATCACCAAAGAGAACGAAGAAGACAAAACGGCACAGAAATGTCATCGTACGTAGTTTCTTCTACATTTATAAGTGTCTGAGCTTATGTGGAAGGCTGCTGTGGATCTCGGTGATATTCGGACCGATTATTTCGCTGTATCCCATAACAATATTGTCGGATTCCTTTCGTCTAAGATGGCACCGGATGCTCTTATGGGCCGTTGAGATCTCCGGACCGACATTCATCAAACTTGGTCAGTGGGCGAGCACCAGACGGGACGTCTTCTCGCCAGAGTTCTGCAACGTGTTCTCCAAACTGCATCTGGACGCGCCCAAGCACTACTGGTACCAAACCCAGAAGAAGCTTCAGCGCTCCTTTGGGAAGGGCTGGCGGGAAATCTTCGTTAAGATCGAGCAGTGTGTTCACTCTGGGTGCGTTGGGCAGGTGTACAAGGCGTACATGAGACCAGAGGCTCTGTCGGAAGAGTGTCTCCAAGCATTGGTGGATGATGACGATGAGCCTTCGGAGTTTGACGATG GTCGTGAAATCATCAAACTGGACTGGTTTTTCCGAAAAAGAACAAAGGATCCGTACCTGGATGATGAGGAAAACGACTCAA ATGGTGAAACTGATGAGGAAAATGCAAATGAAATATCCCTTGTCCACATCGCAAAATCACTTAAGGAAAGTGATGATGTCATCCCAGTTGCTATAAAG GTGTTACACCCGGGTATCTACAGACGAGTTCAGTGGGATCTTCAACTCCTCcaaattttggccaaaattCTCTCCATTGTTCCTGGTCTTCAGTGGCTTAGTCTCCCAGAATGCATGGCAGAGTTTGAGCAACTCATGAAGAAACAG ATTGATCTAAGAATAGAGGCCAACAATCTAGATCGCTTCGTGGAAAACTTTGCAGACGTGAGTTATATTCGATTCCCAAGGCCACTCCGACCTTTTGTGAGCAGAGATGTCCTTGTTGAGACATACGAG GAAGGAGATCCAATCACATCTTACGTTACCAACTCCGATGATGAGGACAGACCAGAGGGTCTTCATGAGCGACTCGCTGCGATGGGGGTAGAGGCCCTCCTTAAGATG GTCTTTATTGATAACTTCGTCCACGCCGACCTTCATCCTGGTAATATTCTCGTCCAGGGAGTCGACAGTTTCACCGGAGACACGGACAACATCTTGAAGATGGAGGACATGTGCGACACTGTGGTCATCAGCGTCAAGCCGAGGGAATGCCCTCTCAAGCTGGTCATGCTCGACACGGGCATCGTCGGTCAGCTCAACGAGTTTGATCGCCAGAACTTCAGGGATGTATTCATGAATGTGGTGCTGGGAaag GGAGAGGTAGTGGCCGATTTGTTTCTCCAACATGCAATCCACAAGTGCCCAAATGAAAGTAAATTTAAGACGGATATGGCGGAGTTAGTAAACTTTGCCCACGCACAAACGGTCAGGCTCGGCTCG atgcaAGTTGGAGTCCTTCTGGAGGACCTTTTCTCTTTACTGATAAAACACAAG gTGAAACTAGAGAGTAATTTTGCCTCCATCATGCTTGCCATCATGGTCCTAGAAGGTCTCGGCCGATCCCTGGACCCCAACTTGGACATCTTAGAAGCTGCAAAGCCAGTTCTTCTCGGTGGTGTCTTTTGA